One genomic segment of Gemmatimonadaceae bacterium includes these proteins:
- a CDS encoding ABC transporter permease, whose amino-acid sequence MSLWRQVARGLRVLVHRGASDRDVDDEVAHYLDQATAAHIGRGLTEAAARRAAAIEIGNPVVVREQVRDSGWENIAASTAGDLRVAVRRLRTHPGFAVVAVLTLALGIGAATAIFGAVNPILFEPLAYPHADRVVMISDVRADGSRLATTYGTYVEIAQRSRVFQALAAIDAWQPALSGDGEPERLAGQQVSASYFRVLGISPALGRNFADADDRPGGPRVAILSARLVARRFGGDRNVVGRVIDLDGNPFTVIGVMPAGFDNVLEAAADVWTPLQMRPRAAFESREWGHHQAMIGRLEPGVSLDEARRELNAIAHSPQADFPRPAWASLNDGLMVHALQYDVTSGVRPALLAVLGAVVLLLAIACVNVANLLLARGAQRADEFAMRVALGAGRGRLVRQLLTESLVLAACGGVLALGVAEAGVRGLIALTPEGVPRAGAIGLDGRAFAFALLVTAIIGIAVGIAPALRASRNAAGPGLARASSRVAGGHAASRRVLVVAEVALALVLLVGAGLLLRSLAQLFAVAPGFDATNVLTMQIDAAGHRYASDSARLEFFAQALDAVRAVPGVASAAFTSQLPLSGDVDAYGIAFENDAVKSGDEGSALRYAVTPDYFKTMGIPLRAGRLVDAHDLPGAPEALVINESFAKRRFPGQNPIGQRVRVGPELGDAKRPWDYVVGVVGDVKQTSLAVAQEDQFYVASGQWDWVDNVQTLVVRARVQPVSLIPLVKRAIWSVDRDQPVTRVATMAALVRQSAAERRFVLIVFEIFAAAALALAAIGLYGVLSGSVAERTREIGVRSALGATQSQILALVVREGMGLTVVGVAIGLAGAVAASRALVTLLFGVSRLDPVTYAGVVVLLAVVSALACWIPASRAARVDPSITLRSE is encoded by the coding sequence GTGTCGCTCTGGCGGCAGGTAGCGCGGGGGTTGCGCGTGCTCGTGCACCGGGGCGCCTCGGATCGCGATGTGGACGACGAGGTCGCGCATTATCTCGATCAGGCCACCGCGGCGCACATCGGGCGCGGTCTCACGGAGGCGGCGGCTCGGCGCGCGGCGGCGATCGAGATCGGGAATCCGGTGGTCGTGCGGGAGCAGGTGCGGGATTCTGGTTGGGAGAACATCGCCGCGTCCACGGCCGGCGATCTCAGGGTCGCGGTGCGACGCCTGCGCACCCACCCCGGCTTCGCGGTGGTGGCCGTGCTCACGCTTGCGTTAGGCATCGGCGCCGCCACCGCCATCTTCGGCGCGGTGAACCCGATTCTGTTCGAGCCGCTCGCCTACCCGCACGCGGATCGTGTGGTGATGATCTCGGACGTGCGCGCCGACGGATCCCGCCTCGCGACCACGTACGGGACCTACGTCGAGATTGCCCAACGCAGCCGCGTATTTCAAGCGCTCGCCGCGATCGACGCGTGGCAGCCGGCCCTGTCGGGCGACGGCGAGCCCGAGCGTCTCGCGGGGCAGCAGGTGAGCGCGAGTTATTTTCGCGTGTTGGGCATCTCGCCGGCGCTCGGCCGCAACTTCGCCGACGCCGACGACCGGCCGGGCGGGCCCCGCGTCGCCATCCTGAGCGCGCGTCTGGTCGCGCGGCGGTTCGGCGGCGATCGCAATGTCGTCGGCCGCGTCATCGACCTCGATGGCAATCCGTTCACCGTGATCGGCGTGATGCCGGCGGGCTTCGACAACGTGCTCGAAGCCGCCGCCGACGTCTGGACGCCGCTGCAGATGCGGCCGCGTGCCGCCTTCGAGAGCCGCGAGTGGGGCCACCATCAGGCGATGATCGGCCGTCTCGAGCCGGGGGTGAGCCTCGACGAGGCGCGCCGCGAGCTGAATGCCATTGCCCACTCGCCCCAAGCGGACTTCCCACGGCCGGCCTGGGCATCGCTCAACGACGGCCTGATGGTGCACGCGCTCCAGTACGATGTGACGAGCGGCGTGAGGCCGGCGCTGCTCGCGGTGCTGGGGGCGGTGGTGCTGCTGCTGGCCATCGCCTGCGTCAACGTGGCCAACCTGCTGCTGGCGCGCGGGGCCCAGCGCGCGGACGAGTTCGCGATGCGCGTCGCGTTGGGCGCGGGCCGCGGCCGCCTCGTGCGCCAGCTGCTGACCGAGAGCCTGGTGCTCGCCGCGTGCGGCGGCGTTCTTGCGTTAGGCGTGGCCGAGGCGGGGGTGCGCGGGCTCATCGCGCTCACGCCGGAGGGAGTGCCGCGCGCTGGCGCCATCGGACTCGACGGCCGCGCGTTCGCCTTCGCGCTCCTTGTGACGGCAATCATCGGCATCGCCGTCGGCATTGCACCGGCGCTGCGCGCGTCCAGGAACGCCGCCGGCCCCGGGCTCGCGCGCGCATCCTCGCGCGTTGCCGGGGGACACGCTGCCAGCCGCCGCGTGCTCGTGGTCGCCGAAGTGGCGCTCGCGCTCGTGCTGCTCGTGGGCGCGGGGCTGTTGCTGCGCAGTCTTGCGCAGCTGTTCGCGGTTGCGCCGGGCTTCGACGCGACCAACGTGCTCACGATGCAGATCGATGCGGCCGGTCACCGCTACGCGTCGGACAGCGCGCGGCTCGAGTTCTTCGCGCAGGCGCTCGACGCGGTGCGCGCGGTGCCCGGCGTAGCGTCGGCGGCGTTCACGAGTCAACTGCCGTTGAGCGGCGATGTCGACGCCTACGGCATTGCGTTCGAGAACGACGCCGTGAAGAGCGGCGACGAGGGATCGGCGCTCCGCTACGCCGTCACGCCGGACTACTTCAAGACGATGGGCATTCCGCTGCGCGCGGGCCGTCTCGTCGACGCGCACGACCTGCCCGGGGCGCCGGAAGCGCTCGTGATCAACGAGTCGTTCGCGAAGCGGCGGTTCCCGGGTCAGAATCCGATCGGCCAGCGCGTGCGTGTCGGTCCGGAGCTCGGCGATGCGAAGCGGCCGTGGGACTACGTCGTGGGCGTGGTGGGCGACGTGAAGCAGACGTCGCTGGCCGTGGCCCAAGAGGATCAGTTCTACGTCGCGTCCGGGCAGTGGGACTGGGTAGACAACGTACAAACGCTGGTCGTGCGCGCGCGCGTCCAGCCGGTGTCGCTGATTCCGTTAGTCAAGCGGGCCATCTGGTCGGTGGATCGCGACCAGCCGGTCACGCGGGTGGCGACGATGGCGGCGCTGGTGCGGCAGTCGGCGGCCGAGCGGCGGTTCGTCCTCATCGTCTTCGAGATTTTCGCGGCGGCGGCCTTGGCGTTGGCGGCGATCGGTCTGTACGGCGTGCTCTCGGGCAGCGTGGCCGAGCGCACGCGGGAAATCGGCGTGCGCTCTGCGTTAGGCGCGACGCAGTCGCAGATTCTAGCGCTCGTCGTGCGCGAGGGCATGGGCTTGACGGTGGTGGGCGTCGCGATCGGCCTGGCGGGCGCGGTGGCGGCGAGCCGGGCGCTGGTGACGCTGTTGTTCGGCGTGTCGCGCCTCGATCCCGTGACCTACGCGGGCGTCGTGGTGCTGCTCGCCGTCGTGTCGGCGCTGGCCTGTTGGATTCCGGCGTCCCGCGCGGCGCGGGTGGATCCCTCGATCACGCTGCGGTCGGAGTAG
- a CDS encoding PadR family transcriptional regulator has protein sequence MVEPNTDVIQGTLDLLILKTLSLEPMHGFGIARRIEQISRGVFRINPGSLLTALQRLERAGWLDAEWRQTENARRARYYALTRAGRKQLEVETSTWNQRATAIARLLKAEA, from the coding sequence TTGGTCGAGCCCAATACGGATGTGATCCAGGGCACGCTGGATCTGCTCATCCTCAAGACACTGAGCCTCGAGCCGATGCACGGGTTCGGCATCGCGCGGCGCATCGAGCAGATCTCGCGCGGCGTGTTCCGCATCAACCCGGGTTCGCTGCTCACGGCGCTGCAGCGACTCGAGCGGGCGGGGTGGCTGGACGCGGAGTGGCGGCAGACGGAGAACGCGCGGCGGGCGCGGTACTACGCGCTGACGCGGGCAGGGCGCAAGCAGCTCGAGGTGGAAACGTCCACGTGGAACCAGCGCGCGACGGCTATCGCGCGGCTGCTCAAAGCCGAGGCCTAA
- a CDS encoding retropepsin-like aspartic protease: protein MVTMRRRRAASAVGAVVALLAALLGARRPSALPAPICDPPSVSRPEPALDAPARPDWLLAEHRYIALARWLAAASARAGAPAPTLDYVRGVIANKENENAQSIRDLEPLVPRLDPVADSARFRVALKTLADDYMKTYRYGDAANALERLYRASAATMAPADRTDLRSELLLRRALRDAPRQRTAVSSPFAIPLTPNAIGLRDVTVHVGRDSSKWIFDTGANLSTITETVARRLRLHVITSGSTTSGITGVAVPSRVAVIPELRIGAARVENVVVLVMPDSMLDIPQIKFQITAILGYPVLEALGRLAIGTDSLRVDPAAGEAPSDSSNLFLDDLSPVVSATVGDSTRLFHFDSGADATLLTVRFCRAYSTLLSGLDPTHTHIGGAGGDKTYAGYELARLPLAIGGHQAVLDSVFVMREEAKTPFDAYYGNLSGTMAARYGGYTIDFRAMTFRLGAGAR, encoded by the coding sequence ATGGTCACGATGCGTCGGCGACGTGCTGCGTCGGCGGTGGGTGCGGTCGTCGCGCTGCTTGCTGCGCTCCTCGGCGCGCGCCGGCCGAGTGCGCTCCCCGCTCCCATCTGCGACCCGCCGTCCGTTAGTCGCCCGGAGCCGGCGCTCGATGCGCCCGCCAGGCCGGACTGGCTGCTCGCCGAGCACCGGTACATCGCGCTCGCGCGGTGGTTGGCGGCTGCGAGCGCGCGCGCGGGCGCGCCGGCGCCGACGCTCGATTACGTGCGCGGCGTAATCGCCAACAAGGAGAACGAGAACGCGCAGTCGATCCGGGATCTCGAGCCGCTGGTACCGCGTCTCGATCCTGTCGCCGATTCGGCGCGTTTCCGGGTGGCATTGAAGACGCTCGCCGATGATTACATGAAGACGTATCGGTACGGCGACGCCGCCAATGCACTCGAGCGCCTCTATCGGGCGAGCGCCGCGACGATGGCGCCGGCGGATCGCACCGACCTGCGCAGCGAGCTGCTGCTGCGGCGCGCGCTGCGCGACGCGCCCAGGCAGCGCACGGCGGTGTCGTCTCCGTTTGCCATCCCGCTCACGCCTAACGCCATCGGACTGCGCGACGTCACGGTCCACGTCGGGCGCGATTCGTCCAAATGGATTTTCGACACGGGTGCGAACCTCTCGACCATCACCGAAACGGTGGCGCGGCGGCTCCGCCTCCACGTGATCACGAGTGGATCGACGACGAGCGGCATCACTGGGGTCGCTGTCCCGTCTCGGGTGGCGGTGATTCCGGAGTTGCGCATCGGCGCCGCGCGCGTCGAGAACGTCGTCGTGCTCGTGATGCCCGACAGCATGCTCGACATTCCGCAGATCAAGTTCCAGATCACCGCCATCCTCGGCTATCCGGTGCTCGAGGCGTTGGGCCGACTCGCCATCGGCACCGACAGTCTGCGCGTCGATCCGGCGGCGGGCGAGGCGCCGAGTGATTCATCGAACCTGTTCCTGGACGATCTGTCGCCCGTCGTGTCGGCAACAGTGGGAGATTCGACGCGTCTCTTTCATTTCGACAGCGGCGCCGACGCGACCCTGCTCACGGTGCGTTTCTGCCGCGCGTACTCGACGCTCCTCAGCGGTCTCGATCCGACCCACACGCACATCGGTGGCGCGGGCGGCGACAAGACGTACGCAGGATACGAGCTCGCCCGGCTCCCGCTCGCGATTGGTGGACACCAGGCTGTCCTCGACAGCGTCTTCGTGATGCGCGAGGAGGCAAAGACGCCGTTCGACGCGTACTACGGCAACTTGTCGGGGACCATGGCCGCCCGGTACGGCGGGTACACGATCGATTTTCGCGCGATGACCTTTCGGTTGGGCGCCGGCGCGCGTTAG
- a CDS encoding PadR family transcriptional regulator — MVRTESAEQVLQGTLDLLILKTLSLEPMHGWGLAHRIQELSRDLLQVGQGSIYPAVVRLEQRGWVSTSWRTTENNRRAKYYTVTVAGRRAMGQELASWKRFVAAVTLVVEAT; from the coding sequence ATGGTTCGCACCGAGTCCGCCGAGCAGGTGCTGCAGGGCACGCTCGACCTGCTGATCCTGAAGACGCTGTCGCTCGAGCCGATGCACGGCTGGGGTCTCGCGCACCGAATTCAGGAGCTGTCGCGCGATCTCCTCCAGGTTGGGCAAGGCTCGATCTACCCGGCCGTCGTGCGCCTCGAACAGCGCGGCTGGGTATCCACGTCCTGGCGTACGACCGAGAACAATCGGCGGGCGAAGTACTACACGGTTACCGTTGCCGGCCGGCGCGCCATGGGGCAGGAGCTCGCAAGCTGGAAGCGATTCGTCGCCGCAGTCACGCTCGTCGTGGAGGCTACGTGA
- a CDS encoding ABC transporter permease — protein sequence MRVTVWDRMKMFLTRGRESLHRHRIMMDLDDELRTHLEMETAYNMTRGMPPADAARAARIAIGGVETVREQVGDARGFSIIDNLVRDIRFAFRQLRRTPAFTASIAATLAIGIGGTTAIFAVLDSVVLRPLPYPNANRLVGVWWSLPGMGFPLAPQSVSTYFAIKRLATSFDGIGVVDRTAVNVVTRAGDEHAERLNGAAASANLFSLLGPRFIAGRPYTAAEDVPNATPVVVISEGFWRRHYGGDRTVIGKQLIVDGQSRTIVGVTASGFHFPDEGTQLWTPIELDSATAYGGPFAHQAFARLRPGVTIDDARREIARLMPRMGELYPDIAPSMALAEFLRQAHAGVVVHPMRDDVVGGFGTVAIIAAAAGVLLFAIALANAASLLLTRAEGRQRELALRVVLGAGTRRVLAQFVAESLLLGALGGVAGVAIARIGIRALVDAAPQGIPRLSEIALHPAVIGFAVGITIAMAFACSSIAWLRLDVRNLGNRLRDGSRGGTTGRDRQRARRTLVVTQVAFATLLVTGAAFLLQNAYRLRRADPGFDASHTLTAWISLPLVAYPHDSDAVRYAQRLVTRVRKLPGVSAAGVSSKLPMFQLGSTYTPVWSDADPGTSTTLPPSDLALTAGDGFFPALGIPIVAGRDFYPGGRQSPYEAIIDRSLAHRYWGDSTGARAIGRRIRLTQDPRSDSWYTVVGVVGSVADTSLAGPRVGVVYLPNVVSPDTNRSVVMRVLALAVKSSGDPHAMRTLVERAITDVDGSVPPFRVKPMTDVLRESTARLWFMVTILATTGTIALLLAAIGLYGVLSYLVNARAKEMSIRMAMGALPSTVAAFVTRQGMAMAGIGVVIGAAAFLVLARDIESMQSGLTGPAVATIVAAPIALICITTCASWVPARRAAHADPARALSAD from the coding sequence GTGAGGGTCACGGTGTGGGACCGCATGAAGATGTTCCTGACTCGTGGGCGCGAGTCGCTGCACCGCCACCGGATCATGATGGATCTCGATGACGAGCTGCGCACGCATCTCGAGATGGAAACGGCCTACAACATGACCCGCGGCATGCCGCCCGCAGACGCGGCCCGCGCGGCCAGGATCGCGATCGGCGGCGTGGAGACCGTGCGTGAGCAGGTGGGCGATGCCCGCGGGTTCAGCATCATCGACAATCTCGTGCGGGACATCCGCTTTGCGTTTCGCCAACTTCGCCGGACGCCGGCGTTCACGGCGAGCATTGCCGCGACGCTCGCAATTGGCATCGGCGGGACCACCGCCATATTCGCGGTGCTGGACTCGGTCGTTCTCCGTCCTCTGCCCTATCCGAATGCTAACCGTCTGGTAGGCGTCTGGTGGTCCCTGCCCGGCATGGGCTTCCCGCTGGCGCCGCAGTCCGTGAGCACGTACTTCGCCATCAAGCGTCTTGCGACGTCCTTCGATGGCATCGGCGTGGTCGATCGGACGGCGGTGAACGTGGTCACGCGCGCCGGCGACGAACACGCCGAGCGTCTCAACGGCGCCGCGGCCAGCGCGAACCTCTTTTCGCTGCTGGGCCCCCGGTTCATCGCCGGGCGCCCGTACACGGCCGCCGAGGACGTGCCTAACGCAACACCCGTGGTGGTCATCAGCGAAGGCTTCTGGCGACGGCATTACGGCGGCGACCGCACCGTCATCGGCAAGCAGCTGATCGTCGATGGACAATCGCGCACCATCGTCGGGGTCACTGCCTCCGGGTTCCATTTTCCCGACGAGGGGACGCAGCTCTGGACGCCGATCGAGCTGGATTCCGCGACGGCGTACGGCGGTCCGTTCGCGCACCAGGCATTCGCGCGCCTGCGTCCGGGCGTCACGATCGATGACGCTCGGCGCGAAATCGCGCGGTTGATGCCGCGCATGGGCGAGCTCTATCCCGACATCGCGCCGTCGATGGCGTTGGCCGAGTTTCTGCGGCAGGCCCACGCGGGCGTCGTCGTGCACCCGATGCGGGACGACGTGGTCGGCGGATTCGGCACCGTCGCGATCATCGCGGCGGCGGCCGGTGTGCTGCTGTTCGCGATTGCCCTTGCGAATGCGGCGAGCCTGCTGCTCACGCGCGCCGAAGGCCGGCAGCGCGAGCTGGCGCTGCGGGTGGTGTTGGGCGCCGGCACTCGGCGCGTGCTGGCGCAGTTCGTGGCCGAGTCGCTGCTGTTAGGCGCGTTGGGCGGCGTGGCCGGTGTGGCCATCGCGCGCATCGGCATCCGCGCGCTCGTGGATGCCGCGCCGCAGGGCATTCCGCGGTTGTCGGAAATTGCTTTGCATCCGGCGGTCATCGGATTCGCCGTCGGCATCACCATCGCCATGGCCTTCGCCTGCAGCTCGATCGCGTGGCTGCGCCTCGACGTGCGGAACCTGGGCAACCGTCTGCGCGATGGATCGCGCGGCGGGACGACGGGACGCGATCGCCAGCGCGCGCGCCGCACGTTAGTCGTGACGCAAGTCGCGTTCGCAACGCTGCTCGTGACGGGCGCCGCGTTTCTCCTGCAGAACGCATATCGCCTGCGGCGCGCGGATCCCGGCTTCGATGCCAGTCACACGCTCACCGCGTGGATCTCGCTGCCGCTCGTGGCGTATCCACACGACAGCGACGCGGTGCGCTATGCGCAGCGGCTCGTGACGCGGGTTCGCAAGCTGCCGGGCGTCAGCGCCGCCGGCGTGAGCTCCAAACTTCCGATGTTCCAGTTAGGCTCGACGTACACCCCCGTGTGGAGCGACGCGGATCCGGGAACGTCGACGACGCTGCCCCCCTCCGATCTCGCGCTCACGGCCGGCGACGGATTCTTCCCGGCGCTCGGCATCCCGATCGTTGCCGGTCGGGATTTCTATCCCGGCGGCAGGCAGTCGCCGTACGAGGCGATCATCGACCGCTCGCTCGCCCATCGCTACTGGGGCGACTCGACGGGTGCGCGCGCCATCGGGCGCCGCATCCGCCTTACGCAAGATCCGAGGAGCGATTCGTGGTACACGGTCGTCGGCGTCGTCGGGTCGGTGGCCGACACGTCGCTCGCCGGCCCTCGCGTCGGCGTCGTCTATCTGCCCAACGTCGTCTCGCCGGACACCAACCGCTCGGTGGTGATGCGCGTGCTGGCGCTCGCCGTCAAATCATCCGGCGATCCGCACGCGATGCGTACCCTCGTCGAGCGCGCGATCACGGATGTCGATGGGTCCGTGCCGCCGTTCCGCGTGAAGCCGATGACGGACGTGCTGCGCGAGTCGACGGCGCGACTCTGGTTCATGGTCACCATTCTCGCCACGACGGGAACCATTGCCCTGCTGCTCGCGGCGATCGGGCTGTACGGCGTGCTCTCGTATCTCGTCAACGCGAGGGCGAAAGAGATGAGCATTCGCATGGCGATGGGTGCGCTGCCATCGACGGTGGCCGCGTTCGTGACGCGGCAGGGCATGGCGATGGCGGGCATTGGCGTGGTGATCGGCGCCGCGGCGTTTCTCGTGCTGGCGCGCGACATCGAGTCCATGCAGTCCGGCCTCACGGGCCCCGCGGTGGCGACGATCGTCGCCGCGCCGATCGCGCTGATCTGCATCACGACCTGTGCGAGCTGGGTGCCCGCGCGCCGAGCCGCGCACGCGGACCCCGCCCGTGCCCTGTCCGCCGACTGA
- a CDS encoding VOC family protein, which translates to MTRRPERYRNAIVPHIYIDGADRAIAFYVRAFGAVELFRIAAPNGKIVHAELDIAGSVIMLGDPDHRLYEEPRTLGACTAGLHIMTDDDAALIERAVRAGCELIQPPTPMFYGARSASVRDPFGHVWVVLAWIEDLSPQEVQARAARTD; encoded by the coding sequence ATGACCCGCCGCCCCGAGCGCTACCGAAACGCGATCGTCCCGCACATCTACATCGATGGCGCCGACCGGGCCATCGCCTTCTACGTGCGCGCGTTCGGCGCCGTCGAGCTCTTCCGCATCGCCGCGCCTAACGGCAAGATCGTTCACGCCGAGCTCGACATCGCGGGATCGGTGATCATGCTCGGCGATCCGGATCATCGGCTGTACGAGGAACCTCGGACGCTTGGCGCATGTACCGCGGGCCTGCACATCATGACTGATGACGACGCCGCGCTGATCGAGCGCGCGGTGCGCGCCGGCTGCGAGCTGATTCAGCCGCCGACGCCCATGTTCTACGGCGCGCGCTCGGCGAGTGTGCGCGATCCGTTCGGGCACGTGTGGGTGGTGCTCGCCTGGATCGAGGATCTCTCGCCGCAAGAGGTGCAGGCAAGGGCCGCGAGAACGGATTGA
- the hisG gene encoding ATP phosphoribosyltransferase — protein sequence MLRIALPNKGRLADDARELFRDAGVDVRARDERALTSTLGDLFEAIFVRAQDIPEFVADGAADAGVTGADLIAESDRALNTLADLEFGRCRLVVAATDASDIRAVEAIPHGARVATSFPRVAARFFAAARRTVEIVPVSGASEIAPHIGIADVIVDLVATGSTLRVNGLHEVATILESSARMVTASAPRRPDCGRVLDDLVGALESVLRARGQRYLMANVPRARLTQVKRVLPGLNGPTVVDIMNSGEHVAVHAVVPASGVYRIVAELKALDAEGILVTRIERLMP from the coding sequence GTGCTACGAATCGCCCTGCCCAACAAAGGCCGACTGGCCGACGACGCCCGCGAGCTGTTCCGCGACGCCGGCGTCGACGTGCGCGCGCGCGATGAACGCGCACTCACCTCCACCCTCGGCGACCTGTTCGAGGCCATCTTCGTCCGCGCCCAGGACATTCCCGAGTTCGTCGCCGATGGCGCCGCGGATGCCGGCGTCACCGGAGCCGACCTCATCGCCGAGTCCGATCGCGCTCTGAACACGCTCGCCGATCTCGAGTTCGGTCGCTGCCGCCTCGTCGTGGCGGCCACCGACGCCAGCGACATTCGCGCGGTCGAAGCGATTCCGCACGGAGCGCGTGTCGCGACCAGCTTCCCGCGTGTCGCCGCGCGCTTCTTCGCGGCCGCGCGCCGCACGGTGGAAATCGTACCGGTGTCCGGCGCATCCGAGATCGCGCCCCACATTGGCATCGCGGACGTGATCGTCGATCTCGTTGCCACCGGCTCCACGCTGCGCGTGAACGGACTGCACGAAGTCGCCACGATTCTCGAATCGTCGGCGCGCATGGTGACGGCGAGCGCCCCGCGACGCCCGGACTGCGGGCGCGTGCTCGACGACCTCGTCGGCGCCCTCGAGTCCGTGCTGCGGGCGCGCGGCCAGCGCTACCTCATGGCCAACGTGCCGCGCGCCCGCCTAACGCAAGTCAAGCGCGTGCTCCCGGGGCTCAACGGCCCAACGGTGGTCGACATCATGAACAGCGGCGAACACGTCGCGGTGCACGCCGTTGTGCCGGCGTCGGGCGTCTACCGCATCGTCGCCGAGCTCAAGGCCCTGGACGCCGAGGGCATTCTCGTCACGCGCATCGAGAGGCTCATGCCATGA
- the hisD gene encoding histidinol dehydrogenase yields the protein MSVAVAVPTRYTGRVRDLTPAVYRWLCDRSTSSDPGVRASVASLIADVRARGDTALRELAQRYDGVSLESLEVPRTQWNRALDALDAGLRRAIHRAARNIFHAHDAMRPQTFLCETEPGIVVGRRPDPLARVGVYAPGGDAAYPSSVLMGAIPARAAGVGEVVLCSPPRGCEPSPLVLAAAAIANVDRVFAVGGAGAIAAMAYGTDTIPPVDRIVGPGNAYVAEAKLQVTGAVAIDSPAGPSELLVIADESCDPRHVALEMLAQAEHDARACVVAVVIGDGTARSLTAAIGAALAAQPRRDVIARAFANNGGVLVAESLGEAIAFAADYAPEHLLLAVADADSALDRVRNAGTVFVGATASVAFGDYMTGANHVLPTGGLARSYSGLSPLDFVRWTTYQRVSARAAAALAPDVAAFAVGEGLPGHAIAARSAGGLT from the coding sequence ATGAGTGTCGCCGTCGCGGTCCCCACGCGGTACACCGGACGCGTTCGCGATCTCACGCCGGCCGTGTACCGATGGTTGTGCGATCGCTCCACGTCCAGCGATCCCGGCGTCCGCGCGAGCGTGGCATCGCTGATCGCCGACGTGCGCGCCCGGGGTGACACGGCGCTGCGCGAGCTCGCCCAACGCTACGATGGCGTGTCGCTCGAGTCGCTCGAGGTGCCGCGAACGCAGTGGAACCGGGCGCTGGATGCGCTGGACGCGGGGCTGCGCCGCGCCATCCACCGTGCGGCGCGCAACATCTTCCATGCGCACGATGCCATGCGCCCGCAGACGTTCCTCTGCGAGACGGAGCCCGGCATCGTCGTTGGGCGAAGGCCGGACCCGCTCGCGCGAGTCGGCGTCTACGCGCCGGGCGGCGACGCCGCCTACCCGAGCAGCGTCCTCATGGGTGCCATACCGGCGCGCGCCGCCGGCGTCGGCGAGGTGGTGTTGTGTTCGCCGCCTCGCGGGTGCGAGCCCTCACCACTCGTCCTGGCGGCCGCGGCGATCGCGAACGTCGATCGGGTGTTCGCCGTCGGCGGCGCCGGCGCCATCGCGGCAATGGCGTATGGCACGGACACCATTCCGCCCGTGGATCGCATCGTTGGGCCCGGCAACGCATACGTCGCCGAAGCGAAGCTCCAGGTGACGGGAGCGGTCGCGATCGACTCGCCGGCGGGGCCGAGCGAGTTGCTCGTGATCGCCGACGAGTCGTGCGACCCTCGGCACGTCGCGCTGGAGATGCTGGCGCAGGCCGAGCACGATGCGCGCGCGTGCGTCGTCGCCGTCGTGATCGGCGACGGCACGGCGCGGAGCCTAACGGCCGCCATCGGCGCCGCGCTCGCCGCCCAACCGCGGCGCGATGTGATCGCCCGGGCGTTCGCGAACAACGGCGGCGTGCTCGTGGCCGAGTCGCTTGGCGAGGCGATCGCCTTTGCCGCCGACTACGCGCCCGAGCACTTGCTGCTCGCCGTCGCGGACGCCGACAGCGCACTCGACCGGGTCCGCAACGCCGGCACCGTGTTCGTCGGCGCCACGGCGTCCGTGGCGTTCGGCGACTACATGACGGGCGCCAATCACGTCCTGCCGACAGGCGGTCTTGCCCGGTCCTACTCCGGCCTGTCGCCGCTCGACTTCGTCCGTTGGACGACGTATCAGCGCGTCAGCGCGCGCGCCGCCGCGGCGCTCGCGCCGGACGTGGCGGCGTTCGCGGTAGGCGAAGGCCTGCCGGGACACGCGATCGCCGCCCGGTCCGCCGGAGGCCTAACGTGA